Genomic segment of Streptomyces alboniger:
GCCCTTCGCTGAAGGCAGCGATGGCACCGCCGATGTGGATTTTCCACGCCTGCGAGGAGAGTGAGCGATCCTGTCTCAACCGATCAAGAAGCTGCCGCCGAACGCGAAGGGGCAGGTCCGGTACCGGTTCGTGGTCGATGTCGGGACCGACCCAGCCACTGGGAAGCGTAAGCAGCTGACCCGTACCTTCGGCAGGCTCAAGGAGGCGCAGGCCGAGTACGCACGTATCACGGTCCGTCGCAATGAAGGGGCGTTCGTGTCGCGCAACAAGATGACCGTGAACGAGTGGCTCGATCAGTGGCTCGCCAAGAAGGCGGAAGACCTGGAGGAGACCACGATCTCCACCTACAGGGTGACCCTGGACCGTGTCCGGGGCAGGCTTGGGCACATCCGGCTCCAAGAGCTCAGTGAGGATGATGTCGAAGCGTGGATGTTGTGGGCTCTTCGGGAGGGCCGCGTACGCCCCACGAAGGCCGGTCCCGGTCTGGGGGTTACCTCGGTGGAGATGTCCCTCACGCGGCTGAAGGAAGCTCTCAACCGGGCCGTAGCGCGGCGCCTGGTCGCGGTGAACGTCGCCCAAGAGATCACAATCCCTCGGAAGGTACGCAAGGCTGAGCGGCGGGCCAAGGCGGAAGTGCTGCCCTGGAGTGCCGCGGAGGTTCATTCCTTCGTAATCGCGGTGAAGGGCGACCGGCTGTACGCCCCGCTCCTCCTGTCGTTGATGGGTCTGCGCCCGGCAGAGGTGTGCGGCATGCGTTGGGCCGATCTGGATCTGGACAAAGCCACCTTGGCTATCGCCAACACCCGCACGTTGGTGGGGAACAAGACCGTGGTGGAGAAGGACACGAAGTCGCTTGCTGGGGAACGAGATCTCCCGCTGCCCACTCTGGTCAAGGCGGCCCTCAGGAACTTCAAGGCCACTCAAGCAGCTGAGAAGCGGGCGGCGGGGCAGGCGTACGAGGACAGCGGGTACGTGCTGGTGGACGAACTCGGGACGCCGCTCAATGTGCGGCAGTTGCGTGAGCAGGCGTACAAGGTCATGGCCGAGAATGCGCTGCGGCGGGTCCGTTTGTACGATGCCCGCGCGAGTTGCTTCACCTACCTGGCAAACAATGGGGTCCCTGACCATCTCCTCGCCCGATGGGCGGGGCACACCGACGTCAGGACCACGCAGCGCTGGTACGTGAAGCCGGACGTGGAAGATCTTCGTTCGGCGGCGGATACCTGGAGTGGTCTGACCGGTCCCCCGACCCCTGTGGTGAGAGAGATGTGAGACGTGGGAGCGTGGGGCGGGTGAGTGAGACGACGACGAAGACCCTGCAGTACCGCTTTGACGGGCCGGAAGACGCCCCAGTCCTTATTCTGGGTGCTTCCCTCGGGACAACATGGCACATGTGGGACCGCCAGATACCCGACCTGACCCGGCACTGGCGGGTGTTCCGTTTCGACATGCCCGGGCACGGCGGGGCGCCCGCGCACCCCTGCGGATCGGTCGGCGAGCTGGCCGACCGGCTGCTCGCCACGCTCGACGGGCTCGGCGTGCAGCGCTTCGGGTACGCGGGCTGCGCCTTCGGCGGCGCCATCGGAGCCGAGCTCGCACTCCGGCACCCCCAGCGCGTCGCCTCGCTTGCCCTGATCGCCGCGTCGCCCCGCTTCGGCACCGCCGACGAGTTCCGTCAGCGCGGGGTCATCGTGCGCAGCAACGGCCTCGACCCCATCGCCCGCTCCGCGCCCGAGCGCTGGTTCACGCCCGGCTTCGCCGCCGCGCAGCCCGCGATCACCGACTGGGCCGTCCAGATGGTGCGCACCACCGACCCCGGCTGCTACATCGCGGCCTGCGAGGCCCTCGCCGCCTTCGACGTGCGCGCCGAGCTGGGCAGGATCGGCATCCCCACGCTGGTCCTCGTCGGCTCCGAGGACCAGGTCACCGGGCAGGTCGAGGCCCGCACCCTCGTCGCGGGGATCCCCGACGCCCGCCTCGCCGTCGTGCCGGGGGCCTCGCACCTCGCCCCCGTCGAGCAGCCCGCCGCGGTCACCGACCTGCTCGTACGCCACTTCTCCACCGCCTGGCAGGCACAGGACACCCAGGCGGCGATCACCCCCCCGCCCGTCAAGCCCGTCCTGTCCCCGCCGCCCGTCGCCCCCATGGCCGAGATCGCCGCCGCGGAGCAGCCCGAGGCCGTGGTCGGCCCGGGCAGGCCCGACCCGTACGAGGCGGGCATCAAGGTCCGCCGCGAAGTGCTCGGCGACGCGCACGTGGACCGGGCGCTGGCCGCGGCCGACGACTTCTCCGGCGACTTCCAGGAACTCATCACCCGCTACGCCTGGGGCGAGGTCTGGAACCGGCCGGGCCTCGACCGCCGCTCCCGCAGCTGCGTCACCCTCACCGCGCTTGTAGCCGGCGGCCACCTGGACGAGCTGGCCTTCCACACCCGCGCCGCGCTGCGCAACGGCCTCACCCCGGCCGAGATCAAGGAAGTGCTGCTCCAGGCCGCCGTCTACTGCGGGGTGCCCGCGGCGAACTCCGCCTTCAAGGTCGCGCAGGCCGTGATCCGCGAGGAAACCACACCCCCGGAGTAGCGGGACGCGGCGGGAGGAGCAGCATGGAGGGATGACTGACATGACGACTTCCGCTGACAGCTCCTCCGCGCGCGCGAAGCGCACGATGTTCACGAAGAAGACCCACGCGTGCGTGCGTCTCGAAAAGGACGGCCACACGCTCGTCATCGACCCGGGCGCCTTCAGCGAGGACGACGCGGCGCTCGACGCCGACGCCATC
This window contains:
- a CDS encoding site-specific integrase; this encodes MVDVGTDPATGKRKQLTRTFGRLKEAQAEYARITVRRNEGAFVSRNKMTVNEWLDQWLAKKAEDLEETTISTYRVTLDRVRGRLGHIRLQELSEDDVEAWMLWALREGRVRPTKAGPGLGVTSVEMSLTRLKEALNRAVARRLVAVNVAQEITIPRKVRKAERRAKAEVLPWSAAEVHSFVIAVKGDRLYAPLLLSLMGLRPAEVCGMRWADLDLDKATLAIANTRTLVGNKTVVEKDTKSLAGERDLPLPTLVKAALRNFKATQAAEKRAAGQAYEDSGYVLVDELGTPLNVRQLREQAYKVMAENALRRVRLYDARASCFTYLANNGVPDHLLARWAGHTDVRTTQRWYVKPDVEDLRSAADTWSGLTGPPTPVVREM
- the pcaC gene encoding 4-carboxymuconolactone decarboxylase, whose amino-acid sequence is MSETTTKTLQYRFDGPEDAPVLILGASLGTTWHMWDRQIPDLTRHWRVFRFDMPGHGGAPAHPCGSVGELADRLLATLDGLGVQRFGYAGCAFGGAIGAELALRHPQRVASLALIAASPRFGTADEFRQRGVIVRSNGLDPIARSAPERWFTPGFAAAQPAITDWAVQMVRTTDPGCYIAACEALAAFDVRAELGRIGIPTLVLVGSEDQVTGQVEARTLVAGIPDARLAVVPGASHLAPVEQPAAVTDLLVRHFSTAWQAQDTQAAITPPPVKPVLSPPPVAPMAEIAAAEQPEAVVGPGRPDPYEAGIKVRREVLGDAHVDRALAAADDFSGDFQELITRYAWGEVWNRPGLDRRSRSCVTLTALVAGGHLDELAFHTRAALRNGLTPAEIKEVLLQAAVYCGVPAANSAFKVAQAVIREETTPPE